tatttaaatatgaaAGCCTGTAAATGTGTCTCATGCTGCATGGTGCCATAATCTCACATTAGCCTGGTTTTTGTAATTATAAAGCAAATAATGTCCCCGTCTGAAATTAGGCCGATAAGGGACGAAATTGCCAGGGCCGAATTTTTGTCCCAGTCTGCCCCtggttgcagccctacatcTACTGTATGATTCCAGTTAGTGAGAGATCACATCCATGTCACTGTTGTAGTGACTCCTAATGGTTGTTGTAGCCATCTTCACAGAAGGGCTAGGATGGTGTGAACCTTCCCTGTCCATTATCATTAAAGAGGTTGCTTTGCTTCTGTTAAAGGGGAATACGAGATCATGAAAATAATTTTCCTATTCAATAAAGAAACCTTCTGTGCTGGTTGACAACACTGCATGTTGTGATGATGCTGTTAtgcaaatatactgtacagtggGTCAGAGAACAAgttgctgtttgttttgtttagatTGCAGACAGACTTTTTAATcatatgtgattttttttttccagtttttatggCCGCTCTGCTCTCTAATGCCCAGATAAGCATAATATCTGGGATTGTCTTTCCAGTGGAAAAACACTAGCTCAGCCAGGAGCGTGACAACTGTTTCCTGTTTGGCTGATTGTTGTAGAAATACTGTAAAGGTTCCTCATGTGTACATTATTGTCCCAGTCATCATTATCACAATGGCCTTTATTGTAATTGAGGCTTTGATATCAACTGTGCCAGTCATCAGTTCAACATTTGTCACAGATGGACAATATTGTGAAAGCTCTCACTTCCTTATGAGGTGCCCCAGCTCATCACACTATTCATTATTTCCCATGATGCTCGTTCCCATGATCAGCGCCAGCCTGTGGTATACACATTTCATGATAAGCAGATAGCATCTGATGTGACACTGGCATCTGTGTCTTTCTATGGCTGATGACAAATAGCAAAGCAGAATTAATGCACCCATACACCCAAACCGCTGACTTGTGCATCAGATCGCTGCAGCATGCAAAGGAGAACTTCATGACAGTATACATTCCCTCAGGCCCCAGTCAAACACCTGCTACTAAAATTGATCTCAAGCGtgctttttcttgtttgtttttttacacaaacatactgtacactgcATTATTAAATGAGATCAGATTAAGTTCATCCGCTATGAAAAGCTGGTTGGATCCATCGTCCATATGAGAGGTATTTTAGTTGCTGCTCTCGTATAACTACTGTCCCTTTTTTTCAGGTGCTGGGGAATCTGGGAAAAGCACAATAGTAAAGCAGATGAAGTAAGTTGCAGCTTGTAACACAGTCCTGATAACCCTGCACATGATATTATATCAAACTCCTACATCCTGTTAGAAACCTTGATGCTATTTTTGTATTACGTTGACAAAAGACAGTCCCTCATTCCCACTTTTAGCTGCAGCCTTGTTGTCAGAGGTTAATAAGGTGGGGAGAGCTGTGGCTAGAAACAGGGTTAATCTTTGTGAAAATACTGTGGAGGCAACGTGGGACCCTATTTCACTCCGCTTAGGCAGTGTAGGAAGCTTCCTTTTGCATAACATGTTAAACAATGGCCACAGAGGCCAGCCGTAGCCTGGCAGGACCTGAATAGGCTCCCCCAGTTCCCACATTAGGCATGCTGCATGCTCACCAAAGCTCAAATTCCAGCACTAATGACagtgttgcatgaaatgtttgAAATCTGTAATCTGTTAACATTTGTTAAAGCCATTGTTCACACTGTCAAATATTTATATGGACTCTAAGAAATTCTAACagtttgtattttgtttatttgtcagAATTATTCATGAAGATGGCTACTCAGAAGAGGAGTGCAAGCAGTACAAAGTGGTGGTGTACAGCAACACCATCCAGTCCATCATGGCCATCATCAGGGCGATGGGCCGGTTAAAGATAGATTTTGGGGAACCTGCACGGGCAGTAAGTTAACTACATTCAATAAACATGACTTTTAAAGAGCCACATCCGCATTTGTGATATAAATTACCACAGGAACAAGTTTACAATGACAGAAATTATTGTCTTCATTGATAGGACGACGCCCGCCAGCTGTTTGTCCTGGCGAGCTCGGCGGAGGAAGGGGTAATGTCGGCAGAGCTGACCGGCGTGATTCAGAGACTGTGGAGGGATGGCGGAGTTCAGACCTGCTTTGATCGATCACGAGAGTATCAGCTCAACGACTCTGCTGCATAGTGAGGACTCTGTTCACTTCTCTACATACAGACTCACCAAGGGCCAGCTACAAGCTTATTACATGTCAAATTACAGATGCCTGCACTGTGGTTCAGGGAAAATAATCTGCAAAACAAATGGTTTCTCAAATAATTTAGTCTTGCAGTCAGTCTTCATagaagaatagaatagaattcctattgtcattgcacacacataaagacagcaCATCATATCACGCTCTGAAAACCACGCCCACCGGAGGGGAAAACAATCGGCGCCACAATGTGCAACTAAGGGCTGAAATGCTGAAACAAAgtgcctgtagctagctaaaaacatcagatttttttagcaacgtacagtatgtctacctgagaggacaagttagctgttaataagctaatgttagctatgtACTAGCAAGCTAATGCTAAATAGCTTTCTGATTTATCCACATTCCACTATAACAAGAGCTGCATACTGTCAAAATGCTTTAGCTTAACCTACAGAAATATATTTAGTCTAAAACTGACTTGTGGATATTTGACTTAGTAACAAAATGCTTCCTACACACGTAACGTTGGGCATAATGTTAGGTCAGTGTCAGGATCCCACAGTCTGcagcagcttataaaaacttagTTATGGGTTCTTTACCATGTTAGTGCATCCCACCACACGGCAGCTTTTTGTTGTTTGCTGGCAGATGGAATTGACAAGGAGGCAACTTCGGAGAATTGTTTTCCCCTCcggtgggggcgggacttaaatgTGCTCTGTCTCCATAGCAATCCTGACGGTGCTTTCACACACATCAAACATTAATAACAAATagagaaaaatacaaatatatattatagaaaaaaatatgaatttgcTGTGACTTcttaaaaacagtaaaatggCTGAGATATTGCACATTTGCTGAGTTGTGGCCCTATATACAAGTAATATGGTTGGGAATAAATAGGTACAAAGAAATACACAAAGGTGCAGTTGGAATGTAAACATCTGTGCAGTGTTCTATACAATGCAGCTGTAACTGTAAGTATTGTATTGCTGATGGTCAATGTAGACAGTcggtgtcagtgtttgtcagtGTTCAGTTCTTTATGGCTGTGGGAAAAAAGCTGTTTTTAGTCTGTCCGGGATTTAATGGACCTGAAGCGTCTAACAGAAGGTAGGAGGTCAAACAGATGGTGTCCATAGTGGGATGGGTCTTTTAGTATGTTGGTAGTCTATGTCAATGGCGTTTCATTTACGGGGTAGTTCCGGtttcgccggatgtccctcattttcggccggatgtctctcaccttccgctttctatgtgttggaattctaaactccggtggatttgtgaggactatggttaactgctcctcagatctctgcaggataaatccagacagctagctagactatctgtccaatctgagtcttctgttgcacgactaaaacaacttttgaacgagcacatgttccaccaaaacaagttccttcccaaggctattttgctgtgtctgcccaagacgattgtgattggtttaaagaaatgccagtaaaccagagcacatttttcttttatccaGTAATGTTGTGTGGAGGGACCAGACCTTCCTCAGCGCTGTGgtgaaaggtctggcaatgcaagactattatGTTGGCTGTTTTACTGAGGCAGCTAAGGCTGAAAACTTGACTTAATCCTACAGCAGAAaggattagttgattaatcaatcAGTCAATCGGCAGAAATATAATCAACATCTTCTCTATTGTGATGATTGgctcttttctttattttatgtgataataaactgaatatatttaggTTTGCGACttcggacaaaacaagaaatttgaTGACATCACATCGGCCTTAGgaaattatagttttttttcacatcatcttacattttatagaccaaacaatgaaTCTAATTGTTGaggaaaataaatttaaaaactaATCTTCAATTTGCAGTCTTACCTGATTCCAAATCAATTTCCAATGAATCAAGTGTAATTTTCTTGATATTACTCAACTTATTGACACTTTACGAAAATTCCAGATGGAAGTGAAACTGCTTCAACAATTTATAGGGAAGTTAGAAATTGGTTCATCCCTCTCCTACTCTTAAACTTGCGAAGGCATTTCTCGTAATCTTGTTTCTCTCTTCATAAGAAGGTGGACAAGTTTGACTCCGTAGTTTTCCTTCCTCATGTCTGTAACATTTCCACTGGAACAAAAAGGGAGGCAAGATGTGTCTTGTTCTCCATGGTCTTGTGTCAGCTTGTCGTACAGCTGATTGCATTCCTGAAAAAGGAGAAACTTGAAGGACAATATGATGGGAAAATGTTTCTGTCAACTTGCAGCTGTTTATATATTACTTCACTTGACAAAATAGTTTCAGTTTATAATGATAGTCAGCCACTGGATACAACTAtctgatgaagaaaataaagtatGAGCTAAATATAGTCAAGTCTTGTATTATCTTGACATGGATAAAGGCCAATGTTTCCTGTTGCTGTAGCGTTTATATCACACTCTCCTTGAAAGAAagttgctcaaggacactttgtttattttgaaaacagcCTGTCATGGTGCACTTTGTCCACACTGCGAGTCAAGAGGAACCAGGGTAGTTAGTCTGTTTTTACTCAACCCACAAGGAGCCAGTGTTTATCAAGCACCAAAATATGAGCCCATATTTAGTATGGAGTCCTCAGACATCTGTCTGCAGAGCAAACCCTCCACTTCACCAGACATAAGTGTCCGAAAAACAGTTTGTCGCTTTGcattgtgtctttttttgataaaaaaaaagccctcGATAAACTAATATTCCTACGTGGTGTCCGTTTTTATGAAACACATATTGGGAGATGCCTGTATTACAGATACCGCTACAGTAAATTTGTACTGTGATGTGTGTATTGTCTCAGGGATCATCTTCATATACCagtgaaaaaatgtaatgtctgcgacactgctttaaactcccatatttaatgcaaaggcaacgtttcgaccctgctgggtcttcttcaggcaaaaAGACCCAgcagggtcgaaacgttgcctttgcattaaatatgggagtttaacacattacattttttcactGGAGTAGGTTTAATTTGTCCTGCACttgccagaaggtgggatgtgcacacaattGTCACAATTGTCACAATTGTCATGAATCATCTTCATATACCCATGTCTTCTGTCTCTCAGCTACCTGAATGACCTGGACAGGATCTGTCAGCCAGACTACATCCCGTCTCAGCAGGATGTGCTACGCACTCGTGTAAAGACCACTGGCATCGTGGAAACTCACTTCACCTTCAAAGATCTCTACTTCAAGTTAGTGTTGCTGTAATTTATGTGCTCATGATGGGCACTGGCCTCAGGTGGGCTGCTTGTGCCATAAAAATAACTTATTACGCTTAACGAGCAGTCAGGGCCTGAGCTTGTTTCAGTCATTTACTGTTCTTATTAACTAAACACAGGGATTCCCAACCTGGGGGCCTGGACCCTCCTAGACAGATTATATCCGGGGCAGGAAACATTGAACAACTAAATTCTGCTGTacaaaattatgtttattttttggaCTGCAGTCTTTAAAATAATCTCTGAAATACTGAATAGTTTTACCTCTTCATATGCAAATTGTAATAATGggtcacaagaaaaaaaaggctgggggtcattttattttatgagtgtgatgttgtttttctttctttccattaTCTAACAGCGGATGATCATCGCTGtcagaaaaaattaaaacacttgcacatgtattacattttgcagTATCTCACcgttatttatactgtatactagATCTATATCCATGCTGGTTATACTCTAGCTGTCTGTGTTTATCATGTTGTCATAATGCTCCCTCATCATATTGATTAATTTTGTAGTTATTTTAAGAGTGATGCACCCAGTCACagatgatttttcttttttagaaacTGCATATTGAAGTGCCGATTTTCGAGTCTCTTTTATAACTCGCAAATGCTGCTGACTGGCATTCATCCTAATACGACCCACCTTTGTAGAAGTAAATGTGATTACATCTCTTCAGTCCTTTTACATTATTTCATTATCTAGCTCATGTACTTATACATATTGGTGAAACATTTACTGTAATAGCCTCTCTGGCCTGTCTTTGTAACCCCATAAAAAACGCTCTGGAAATGTGCAATCACTGAATTGGTGTTGAAGCACACAGAGGTATTTAATATATGTGTCAGTTAAACAGCTCTGTGCAGATTCAATTTGCCTCTGAGGGCCTCAGGTGGAGGCAGCAGACACAggcacgtgtgtgtatgtgtgctcttGCCCTGGATTTACTAGGACACTCATCTTCATAAAACACTGGAATTAAAATGGTATTACAATTCAAATAAGCACAtattcaatgtgtgtgtgtgtgtgtgtgtgtgtgtgtgtgtgtgtgtgtgtgtgcgcgtgcgcgtgcaGGATGTTTGATGTTGGGGGTCAGCGCTCGGAGAGGAAGAAGTGGATCCATTGTTTTGAGGGAGTCACATCTATCATTTTCTGCGTAGCGCTCAGTGACTACGACCTCGTCTTGGCTGAGGATGAGGAGATGGTAAGTGATGGGTGCAAAATTATGTTCTATTGAAATGTCCTATTAAGtaatgacagtgtgacagtaaGCCGGGTTTTATAGCTTGTAAGTGCTGGCAAAGACACAACAGTACTTCTTCCATTAAGATTCAGCCACTAAAAGTcatgtaaaatatgtttttattagtCTGTATCTTTTACCATGCTTTTGGTACACATGCTATTTCATTTATGTGCCACACATAGGCTTTGTTTCAGGTCGGAGTAGACATCAAGCATAACCGGCACTATAACAGTTGAAACCAAAATGGtcatcattcatttttattattcacacCTGTgttaaaatgtcttctgtgaaaacGGCCTATTATGGTAAGTTCATATCGGCTCTTTCCGCAGAACCGGATGCATGAGAGCATGAAGCTTTTCGACTCCATCTGCAACAACAAGTGGTTCACGCTCACCTCCATCATCCTCTTCCTCAACAAGAAGGACTTGTTTGAAGAGAAGATCAATAGGAGTCCACTCACTATCTGCTACCCCGATTACCCTGGTGAGACAAATCTGTGTATTAGCAACTTAGTGAAGTTTTAATGTGACATTATTATACAGTGTGTCATCGCTCTtgtgtttctaatgtgtgtctaGTGTTTTGATGAATGGAaacctttatttatctattttatgTATCTAAGCATTAACTATCTGGAAATGCGTGATTGTGCTCTGGATTAATTTGACCTTACTAAGAGAATAAAGCACATTGGATCTCATACTGATTCTGCAGCAAAAGCCAGTTTTGAGGTTGCAGTGTGTGTTAAATAAGCTTTGAATATAAAAGATGTGCATGTTTGATCTAGTCACATTTTTACCAATCAGACAAAGGCTCTGTGTTTAACTGTTAAGCTGTTTTATCGCAAGTGAACGTCATCACTACACCAGCATATTAAGTTTAACTAAATCGTTCACTGTAGCCCATTTTACTTGTCAGTTTTGTTCACCCAGGTCATTCTAATGTCAATGATGGTTTTTGACAGTTATATCTATTTATAGTTCTCTTAACACAAGAGTTTGTGTCACGGTTCATAATTTTTAACTTCTTAATTGTGAGCATCACTAAAGGCGTTTTCTACAGAGCAGTCACACAATTTAACAGCCGCTTGCAGAATACATTTCCTGAATAATAATAAGTgcccttgtttgtttttttccacttttaaacaaaaaacaagctcAAAGCACCATGTAAAAGGTGACAACTGACAAGCAGCTCACTGGCAGTAAACCACAGCTGGTCACAGATTAATGGCATCTTTGTTTCGCTTTGGTGTGTTTAACCCATATTGTTGAAAATAAGATGAGCTATTTTCCAGAGATCATACAGGATTGCTCCATGTAAATTATAAACAACCTTTTTACTGCAGGTGGGCACTCATACGACGAGACTGCAGCCTATATCCAGTGCCAGTTTGAAGA
This genomic interval from Perca fluviatilis chromosome 5, GENO_Pfluv_1.0, whole genome shotgun sequence contains the following:
- the gnai3 gene encoding guanine nucleotide-binding protein G(i) subunit alpha is translated as MGCTISAEDKAAVERSKMIDKNLREDREKSSREVKLLLLGAGESGKSTIVKQMKIIHEDGYSEEECKQYKVVVYSNTIQSIMAIIRAMGRLKIDFGEPARADDARQLFVLASSAEEGVMSAELTGVIQRLWRDGGVQTCFDRSREYQLNDSAAYYLNDLDRICQPDYIPSQQDVLRTRVKTTGIVETHFTFKDLYFKMFDVGGQRSERKKWIHCFEGVTSIIFCVALSDYDLVLAEDEEMNRMHESMKLFDSICNNKWFTLTSIILFLNKKDLFEEKINRSPLTICYPDYPGGHSYDETAAYIQCQFEDLNKRKDTKEIYTHFTCATDTKNVQFVFDAVTDIIIKINLTEIGLY